The following proteins come from a genomic window of Amaranthus tricolor cultivar Red isolate AtriRed21 chromosome 14, ASM2621246v1, whole genome shotgun sequence:
- the LOC130799286 gene encoding uncharacterized protein LOC130799286: MAYQDVHDNDPDFENLGDNIDYSDRFVTDREFDSVDDLHTWANEIALTIGFQFTRASYKKKEGRSRVSLYLRCHRYDKRSVDLHNLDNAPRPGSKSRVNEERRDGW, from the exons ATGGCATACCAAGACGTGCATGATAACGAtccg gactttgaaaatttaggagataatatagattattctgatagatttgttaccgatagagaatttgattctgtagatgatttacatacttgggctaatgagatagcactaacaattggatttcaatttacacgtgcttcatataaaaaaaaagaagggcgttctagagtgagtctgtacttaagatgtcaccgttacgataaaagaagtgttgatttgcataacttagacaatgctcCCCGACCAGGTTCCAAAAGTAGGG TCAatgaggagagaagagatg